A DNA window from Bdellovibrionales bacterium contains the following coding sequences:
- a CDS encoding rhodanese-like domain-containing protein: MEFTSASPNPHFADVMDIDPKDVLKHQSELCIIDVRRDDEFTGELGHISSAKLITLDRLEEEIDSLPKDKPIVFVCRSGGRSAQASEIALDYGWENVYNMRGGMLLWNEYGLNVEK; the protein is encoded by the coding sequence ATGGAATTTACTTCAGCATCACCCAATCCGCACTTCGCAGATGTTATGGACATTGACCCTAAAGATGTGCTCAAGCACCAGTCTGAACTTTGCATTATTGATGTTCGTCGCGACGACGAATTCACGGGCGAACTCGGACATATTTCATCGGCGAAATTAATTACGCTGGATCGTCTCGAGGAAGAAATCGATTCTCTCCCCAAAGATAAACCCATCGTTTTCGTGTGTCGCAGTGGTGGGCGCTCGGCTCAAGCTTCGGAGATCGCCCTCGATTACGGTTGGGAAAATGTTTACAACATGCGCGGCGGAATGCTTCTTTGGAACGAGTACGGACTCAATGTCGAAAAATAA